A window of the Cicer arietinum cultivar CDC Frontier isolate Library 1 chromosome 6, Cicar.CDCFrontier_v2.0, whole genome shotgun sequence genome harbors these coding sequences:
- the LOC101510631 gene encoding protein FAR1-RELATED SEQUENCE 7-like isoform X3 has protein sequence MLSRLVDGNGEMEVSGDAGLVEPNDGCRLLESYSGRELGTSHHDHAIQEPYEGMEFVSEDAAKIFYDEYARHVGFVMRVMSCRRSERDGRILARRLGCNKEGHCVSIRGKFGPVRKPRSSTRDGCKAMIHIKYDKSGKWVITKFVKDHNHPLVVSPREARQTVDEKDKKIQELTTELRIKKRLCATYQEQLTSFMKTVEDHSDKLSARIRHILGNLKEFESIEELLLQR, from the exons ATGCTATCCCGATTAGTTGATGGAAACGGCGAGATGGAAGTTTCTGGGGATGCTGGTTTGG TGGAACCAAATGATGGATGTAGATTGCTTGAGAGTTATTCTGGGAGAGAATTAGGTACCTCTCATCATGACCATGCTATTCAGGAACCATATGAAGGCATGGAATTTGTATCTGAAGACGCTGCTAAGATATTTTACGATGAATATGCCCGACATGTGGGATTTGTCATGCGTGTGATGTCGTGTCGGCGCTCAGAAAGAGACGGTAGGATTCTTGCTCGCAGGCTTGGATGTAATAAGGAGGGTCATTGTGTCAGCATCCGAGGGAAATTTGGGCCAGTTCGTAAACCAAGGTCCAGCACAAGGGATGGTTGTAAGGCGATGATTCATATCAAGTATGATAAGTCTGGAAAATGGGTGATAACAAAGTTTGTGAAGGATCACAATCATCCACTAGTAGTCTCTCCACGCGAAGCACGCCAAACAGTG GATGAGAAGGATAAGAAAATTCAGGAATTAACCACAGAGCTTCGGATTAAAAAGAGGTTGTGTGCAACATATCAAGAACAGTTAACTTCTTTTATGAAAACTGTTGAAGACCACAGTGACAAGCTGTCTGCGAGAATTCGTCACATACTTGGTAATCTTAAAGAATTTGAATCCATAGAAGAGCTTTTGCTCCAGAGGTAG
- the LOC101510631 gene encoding protein FAR1-RELATED SEQUENCE 7-like isoform X1, with the protein MLSRLVDGNGEMEVSGDAGLVEPNDGCRLLESYSGRELGTSHHDHAIQEPYEGMEFVSEDAAKIFYDEYARHVGFVMRVMSCRRSERDGRILARRLGCNKEGHCVSIRGKFGPVRKPRSSTRDGCKAMIHIKYDKSGKWVITKFVKDHNHPLVVSPREARQTVDEKDKKIQELTTELRIKKRLCATYQEQLTSFMKTVEDHSDKLSARIRHILGNLKEFESIEELLLQRACARCDH; encoded by the exons ATGCTATCCCGATTAGTTGATGGAAACGGCGAGATGGAAGTTTCTGGGGATGCTGGTTTGG TGGAACCAAATGATGGATGTAGATTGCTTGAGAGTTATTCTGGGAGAGAATTAGGTACCTCTCATCATGACCATGCTATTCAGGAACCATATGAAGGCATGGAATTTGTATCTGAAGACGCTGCTAAGATATTTTACGATGAATATGCCCGACATGTGGGATTTGTCATGCGTGTGATGTCGTGTCGGCGCTCAGAAAGAGACGGTAGGATTCTTGCTCGCAGGCTTGGATGTAATAAGGAGGGTCATTGTGTCAGCATCCGAGGGAAATTTGGGCCAGTTCGTAAACCAAGGTCCAGCACAAGGGATGGTTGTAAGGCGATGATTCATATCAAGTATGATAAGTCTGGAAAATGGGTGATAACAAAGTTTGTGAAGGATCACAATCATCCACTAGTAGTCTCTCCACGCGAAGCACGCCAAACAGTG GATGAGAAGGATAAGAAAATTCAGGAATTAACCACAGAGCTTCGGATTAAAAAGAGGTTGTGTGCAACATATCAAGAACAGTTAACTTCTTTTATGAAAACTGTTGAAGACCACAGTGACAAGCTGTCTGCGAGAATTCGTCACATACTTGGTAATCTTAAAGAATTTGAATCCATAGAAGAGCTTTTGCTCCAGAG GGCGTGCGCGCGGTGTGATCACTAA
- the LOC101510631 gene encoding protein FAR1-RELATED SEQUENCE 5-like isoform X4, which produces MEFVSEDAAKIFYDEYARHVGFVMRVMSCRRSERDGRILARRLGCNKEGHCVSIRGKFGPVRKPRSSTRDGCKAMIHIKYDKSGKWVITKFVKDHNHPLVVSPREARQTVDEKDKKIQELTTELRIKKRLCATYQEQLTSFMKTVEDHSDKLSARIRHILGNLKEFESIEELLLQRACARCDH; this is translated from the exons ATGGAATTTGTATCTGAAGACGCTGCTAAGATATTTTACGATGAATATGCCCGACATGTGGGATTTGTCATGCGTGTGATGTCGTGTCGGCGCTCAGAAAGAGACGGTAGGATTCTTGCTCGCAGGCTTGGATGTAATAAGGAGGGTCATTGTGTCAGCATCCGAGGGAAATTTGGGCCAGTTCGTAAACCAAGGTCCAGCACAAGGGATGGTTGTAAGGCGATGATTCATATCAAGTATGATAAGTCTGGAAAATGGGTGATAACAAAGTTTGTGAAGGATCACAATCATCCACTAGTAGTCTCTCCACGCGAAGCACGCCAAACAGTG GATGAGAAGGATAAGAAAATTCAGGAATTAACCACAGAGCTTCGGATTAAAAAGAGGTTGTGTGCAACATATCAAGAACAGTTAACTTCTTTTATGAAAACTGTTGAAGACCACAGTGACAAGCTGTCTGCGAGAATTCGTCACATACTTGGTAATCTTAAAGAATTTGAATCCATAGAAGAGCTTTTGCTCCAGAG GGCGTGCGCGCGGTGTGATCACTAA
- the LOC101511801 gene encoding ylmG homolog protein 1-2, chloroplastic-like produces the protein MASLASTSTSTRLLLFHPNLIPLKRSTTTFRPITNSHKNNNLSIHTVTVNAAPQKPHSHPSVSPTEDTTVLLSGSTRTLTTLFGITALFIKSFIKLLPPPNLCYSIGTSSSSLFFAYFLRKNTQSSLNTPLTVVAAGLKKWLDIYSGVLLVRVLLSWFPNIPWERQPLSAIRDLCDPYLSLFRNVIPPVFDTLDISPLLAFAVLGTLASILTVPA, from the coding sequence atggcGTCACTCGCATCAACTTCAACCTCAACACGTCTTCTCCTTTTCCATCCAAACCTCATCCCACTCAAACGCTCAACAACAACTTTTCGTCCCATCACTAACTCTCACAAAAACAATAACCTATCTATCCACACCGTTACCGTTAACGCCGCACCACAAAAACCCCACTCTCATCCCTCCGTTTCACCGACCGAAGACACCACCGTCCTTCTATCCGGTTCTACTCGAACATTAACCACCTTATTCGGAATAACCGCTTTATTCATCAAATCCTTCATCAAACTCCTTCCACCACCGAACCTATGTTATTCAATTGGAACCTCATCTTCATCCTTATTCTTCGCTTATTTCTTGAGGAAGAATACACAAAGTTCATTGAACACGCCCTTGACGGTTGTAGCGGCGGGATTGAAGAAATGGTTGGATATTTACAGTGGTGTGTTGTTGGTTAGGGTTTTGTTGAGTTGGTTCCCTAATATTCCGTGGGAAAGACAACCTTTATCTGCAATTAGAGATCTTTGTGATCCTTATCTTAGTTTGTTTAGGAATGTTATTCCTCCGGTTTTTGATACTCTTGATATTAGTCCTCTTCTTGCTTTTGCTGTTTTGGGTACTCTTGCTAGTATCCTCACAGTTCCTGCTTAG
- the LOC101510631 gene encoding protein FAR1-RELATED SEQUENCE 7-like isoform X2 → MLSRLVDGNGEMEVSGDAGLVEPNDGCRLLESYSGRELGTSHHDHAIQEPYEGMEFVSEDAAKIFYDEYARHVGFVMRVMSCRRSERDGRILARRLGCNKEGHCVSIRGKFGPVRKPRSSTRDGCKAMIHIKYDKSGKWVITKFVKDHNHPLVVSPREARQTVDEKDKKIQELTTELRIKKRLCATYQEQLTSFMKTVEDHSDKLSARIRHILGNLKEFESIEELLLQRYYV, encoded by the exons ATGCTATCCCGATTAGTTGATGGAAACGGCGAGATGGAAGTTTCTGGGGATGCTGGTTTGG TGGAACCAAATGATGGATGTAGATTGCTTGAGAGTTATTCTGGGAGAGAATTAGGTACCTCTCATCATGACCATGCTATTCAGGAACCATATGAAGGCATGGAATTTGTATCTGAAGACGCTGCTAAGATATTTTACGATGAATATGCCCGACATGTGGGATTTGTCATGCGTGTGATGTCGTGTCGGCGCTCAGAAAGAGACGGTAGGATTCTTGCTCGCAGGCTTGGATGTAATAAGGAGGGTCATTGTGTCAGCATCCGAGGGAAATTTGGGCCAGTTCGTAAACCAAGGTCCAGCACAAGGGATGGTTGTAAGGCGATGATTCATATCAAGTATGATAAGTCTGGAAAATGGGTGATAACAAAGTTTGTGAAGGATCACAATCATCCACTAGTAGTCTCTCCACGCGAAGCACGCCAAACAGTG GATGAGAAGGATAAGAAAATTCAGGAATTAACCACAGAGCTTCGGATTAAAAAGAGGTTGTGTGCAACATATCAAGAACAGTTAACTTCTTTTATGAAAACTGTTGAAGACCACAGTGACAAGCTGTCTGCGAGAATTCGTCACATACTTGGTAATCTTAAAGAATTTGAATCCATAGAAGAGCTTTTGCTCCAGAG ATATTACGTGTAA